GGAGACGGTTGACCGCTCAACCGACCGGCTCATGGTCGGGTTGATCACCTCCTCGGTTGTCATCGGATCTTCGCTTCTCCTGCTTGCTCCGGATGCTGTGATACCCTATGGGAATTATGTCGCTTTCATCGGATATGGCGCAGCGGTCTGTGTCGGGATTTATGCAGTTACCCATGCACTCAGGGTTGCCAGAAAAGCACCGTTTCGGCGCAGGTGATCTACCACCCGTTATTCCTGAAGAAGAGATTGCAATGGCAGTGTCCGTCATCTGCGATCTCAGTTCTGTGATGGGAACACGGGCAGATGATTGCTCTGTCAGCTTCAGGATCTCCTTTTTGGATCCTGCATGGGCAGTACCGTTCGCCTTTCTGGATCTGGTTTCTGGCGAGCCCACGGATCACGGCTTTGAGCTGGGTGGTATCGGGGTTGAGCACCCATCCGTTCTCTTCGGCATATGCTTCTGCCCATACGAGAATCTCGGCACTCCGGGTTTTCATACCATCCTGTTATCATCTGAGGAGAAAAAAGATCTGGTTCTGACAGATGGAGGGCTTTGGTCACGTTCTGAAGAAGAGGTTGCAGTGGCAGTGGCCATCGTTTTCAACCTCGTCCTTATGATAGATACACGGACAGATGATCTTTTCATCAACATCGGGGTCCCCGCTCATGATCCTGCACGGGCAGTACCGTTCTCCCTGCCGGATCATCTTGCGTGCCAGCCCCCTGATGACGGCGTCAAGCTGCTTTTTATCGGGGTTTAGGAGCCACCCCATCTCTGCAGCATACCGTTCTGCCCAGTCGCGGATAAGCCGGGCAGCTTCAAGTTCATCCATCTGTCTCTCACTCTCCTTTACGACTCTTCAGTATATGCAATCATCGAATCGAAGATCTTCTTCCCATCCGTTGATCCAAGTATCTCTTCTGCTGCCCGCTCGGGATGGGGCATCATAACGAGCACATTCTCCTGTTCTGAGAGGATACCTGTAATGTTACCGGAAGAGCCGTTAAGATTTACGTTCGTATTGACATCTCCATTCTCGTCACAGAAACGAAACGCAATCCTGTTGTCTGCTTCAAGACGGCTGATGTCACCAGGAGGGGCAATATAGCGTCCTTCCTTATGTGCTATCGGGATGCTGACAATCTCGCCTTGCCGGTAGAGGCGGGTGAAGGGTGAGGTGGTGTTCTCAACCCTGAGGAGAGCCGGCCTGCAGAGGAACTTCGGATAGGCATTTGTTGTGAAGATGCCGGGGACAAGCCCGCTCTCTGCTGCGATCTGGGCGCCATTGCAGATGCCGAGAATAAGCGCCCCGTTTGCTGCCGCCCGGATGATATCCTTCATAACCGGTGTCCGTGCGGCTATTGCTCCGGCTCT
Above is a window of Methanocalculus natronophilus DNA encoding:
- a CDS encoding ferredoxin-thioredoxin reductase catalytic domain-containing protein, which encodes MKTRSAEILVWAEAYAEENGWVLNPDTTQLKAVIRGLARNQIQKGERYCPCRIQKGDPEADRAIICPCSHHRTEIADDGHCHCNLFFRNNGW
- the purQ gene encoding phosphoribosylformylglycinamidine synthase I, with amino-acid sequence MRSAVIRFGGSNCDQDVAYVVGEVCGADVDLVWYKDGLRRSYDAIILPGGFSYGDYLRAGAIAARTPVMKDIIRAAANGALILGICNGAQIAAESGLVPGIFTTNAYPKFLCRPALLRVENTTSPFTRLYRQGEIVSIPIAHKEGRYIAPPGDISRLEADNRIAFRFCDENGDVNTNVNLNGSSGNITGILSEQENVLVMMPHPERAAEEILGSTDGKKIFDSMIAYTEES
- a CDS encoding ferredoxin-thioredoxin reductase catalytic domain-containing protein, with the protein product MDELEAARLIRDWAERYAAEMGWLLNPDKKQLDAVIRGLARKMIRQGERYCPCRIMSGDPDVDEKIICPCIYHKDEVENDGHCHCNLFFRT